From the Labrus mixtus chromosome 17, fLabMix1.1, whole genome shotgun sequence genome, one window contains:
- the LOC132991940 gene encoding MOB kinase activator 1B, protein MSFLFGNRSARTFKPKKNIPEGSHQYELLKHAEATLGSGNLRMAVMLPEGEDLNEWVAVNTVDFFNQINMLYGTITDFCTEESCPVMSAGPKYEYHWADGTNIKKPIKCSAPKYIDYLMTWVQDQLDDETLFPSKIGVPFKRNFMSVAKTILKRLFRVYAHIYHQHFDSVMQLQEEAHLNTSFKHFIFFVQEFNLIDRKELVPLQELIEKLTTKDR, encoded by the exons ATGAGCTTCCTTTT TGGAAACCGTTCAGCCCGGACGTTCAAGCCCAAGAAGAATATCCCGGAGGGTTCTCATCAGTACGAGTTGTTGAAACATGCCGAGGCTACGCTGGGGAGTGGAAACCTGCGCATGGCTGTCATGTTGCCTGAGGGCGAAGACTTGAATGAATGGGTTGCTGTCAACA ctgTGGATTTCTTCAACCAGATCAACATGCTGTATGGCACCATCACAGATTTCTGCACAGAGGAGAGCTGTCCAGTCATGTCTGCTGGTCCCAA ATACGAGTACCATTGGGCCGATGGGACCAACATCAAGAAGCCCATCAAATGCTCTGCACCCAAGTATATTGATTACCTCATGACCTGGGTGCAGGACCAGCTGGATGACGAGACCCTTTTCCCTTCCAAGATCG GCGTCCCCTTCAAGCGAAACTTCATGTCTGTGGCAAAGACGATCCTGAAGCGCCTCTTCAGGGTCTACGCTCACATCTACCACCAGCACTTTGACTCTGtcatgcagctgcaggaggaggctcACCTGAACACGTCCTTCAAACACTTTATCTTTTTCGTTCAG gaGTTCAACCTCATTGACAGGAAAGAGCTCGTCCCGCTTCAGGAGCTGATTGAAAAACTGACAACCAAGGACAGATAA